Proteins from a genomic interval of Xanthomonas sp. AM6:
- the ppa gene encoding inorganic diphosphatase, with amino-acid sequence MGLELVNSGKNLPEEINVVIEIPKDSEPVKYEVDKASGAIFVDRILSTPMRYPCNYGYVPNTLCGDGDPADVLVVLPLPLVPGCVVRCRPVGVLKMSDEAGSDEKILAVPVAKVFEGYGHIEDITQVSGHWMERIGHFFEHYKDLEKGKWVKLDGWGNAAEAKQILLDAVERYKAGA; translated from the coding sequence ATGGGTCTGGAACTGGTCAACTCCGGCAAGAATCTCCCGGAAGAAATCAACGTCGTCATCGAAATCCCCAAGGATTCGGAGCCGGTCAAGTACGAAGTGGACAAGGCCAGCGGCGCGATCTTCGTCGACCGCATCCTGTCCACGCCGATGCGCTATCCGTGCAACTACGGCTACGTGCCCAACACCCTGTGCGGCGACGGCGACCCGGCCGACGTGCTGGTGGTGCTGCCGCTGCCGCTGGTGCCCGGCTGCGTGGTGCGCTGCCGCCCGGTCGGCGTGCTGAAGATGAGCGACGAGGCCGGCAGCGACGAGAAGATCCTGGCGGTGCCTGTGGCCAAGGTGTTCGAAGGCTACGGCCACATCGAGGACATCACCCAGGTCTCCGGCCACTGGATGGAGCGCATCGGCCACTTCTTCGAGCACTACAAGGACCTGGAGAAGGGCAAGTGGGTCAAGCTGGACGGCTGGGGCAACGCCGCCGAGGCCAAGCAGATCCTGCTGGACGCGGTCGAGCGCTACAAGGCCGGCGCCTGA
- a CDS encoding TonB-dependent receptor yields MNLRTSAVRLGLLPASIAIALTPAIAGAQESAATDGNPTNLDRIEVTGSRIRQASSETAQPVIALQRADIEKQGYTSVADIVQNLSATGSPAISRADALSSGEEVGGQYVDLRNLGPQRTLVLLDGKRMGVSSGGYTDLASIPTSMVERVEVLTDGASALYGSDAIAGVINVITRKNFDGLEASAYVGQYGQGDGHKETYNFVYGASNDRGSLTLGAEYSKEDPVYAKDRDYSASPNGYFHPVPTADESNGWSAISEKGVLIDGSGNMYSLNPGGNPRNFADYHEFSNADLSNPSQQMFLQTGIERRSVFANGNFDFTDNVRGTASVLYTERETLQQIAGYPYRSVAYDTALSGQSYFNPLPGQDVDFMRRTWEVPRQTRSELNTFRFSGGLEGSFQLGDNYWDWDVGYVYNRNKGTKTGTGNLFIPNVQNAVGPSFLDSDGVVKCGSAGNVIAGCMPWNPLLPNGAAGAGSLSDPALQAYLFLPSHDTSETITKVYSANLSGTIMALPAGDLAMAAGIEHRSEDARYDPDALLQSGLSTDLAGAPTKGGYSLDEVYLEFNIPVLADMPFAKELSFDVAGRYSDYDTFGDTTNSKFGLKWKPIDDLLVRGTYATGFRAPTVSDLYGGTSQTFDSYTDPCDTLFGAATRNAGVAGRCGAAVPANFRQEASGGVNASGPGSQSNYAYLSGSNPELLPETSKTYTLGLVYSPSYVNGLDISLDWWKIRIDDVIAAESVTSILNQCYVQNIGAACDRFVRDATSGQVVDVTRTLINGGYQETAGYDLGVRYRLADTGFGNFVFDWKTTYVDYQEYKRDNESETPIEQHNGWGSSDWGSNFRVRSNLNVDWSYGNFGVNWGVRYYSGLREACAYDLSGGSECNEPGFTSAYTLEQPSRTVGSNTFHDVQIRYNAPWDATVSLGANNVFNHEGPIMYSQPNSNFSYNGSFDIGRMLYMKYTQRF; encoded by the coding sequence ATGAACCTTCGCACTTCCGCAGTGCGGCTGGGCCTGTTGCCCGCCAGCATCGCGATCGCGTTGACGCCGGCCATCGCCGGCGCGCAAGAGTCCGCCGCCACCGATGGCAACCCGACCAACCTCGACCGCATCGAGGTCACTGGTTCGCGCATCCGTCAGGCCAGTTCCGAGACCGCGCAGCCGGTAATCGCGCTGCAGCGCGCCGACATCGAGAAGCAGGGCTACACCAGCGTCGCCGATATCGTGCAGAACCTGTCGGCGACCGGTTCGCCGGCGATCAGCCGCGCCGACGCGCTGTCCTCCGGCGAAGAAGTCGGCGGCCAGTACGTCGACCTGCGTAACCTGGGTCCGCAGCGCACCCTGGTGCTGCTGGACGGCAAGCGCATGGGCGTCAGCTCCGGCGGCTATACCGATCTGGCCTCGATCCCGACCTCGATGGTCGAGCGCGTGGAAGTGCTGACCGACGGCGCCTCGGCGCTGTACGGCTCCGACGCCATCGCCGGCGTGATCAACGTGATCACCCGCAAGAACTTCGACGGTCTGGAAGCCAGCGCCTATGTCGGCCAGTACGGCCAGGGCGACGGCCACAAGGAAACCTACAACTTCGTCTACGGCGCCAGCAACGACCGCGGTTCCCTGACCCTCGGCGCCGAGTACAGCAAGGAAGATCCGGTCTACGCCAAGGACCGCGATTACAGCGCGTCGCCGAACGGCTATTTCCACCCGGTTCCGACCGCCGATGAGTCCAACGGCTGGAGCGCGATCAGCGAGAAGGGCGTGCTGATCGACGGTTCGGGCAACATGTATTCGCTGAATCCGGGCGGCAATCCGCGCAACTTCGCCGACTACCACGAGTTCAGCAACGCCGACCTGTCCAACCCGAGCCAGCAGATGTTTCTGCAGACCGGGATCGAGCGCCGCTCGGTGTTCGCCAACGGCAACTTCGATTTCACCGACAACGTTCGCGGTACCGCCAGCGTGCTGTACACCGAGCGCGAGACGCTGCAGCAGATCGCCGGCTATCCGTACCGTTCGGTGGCCTACGACACCGCGCTGTCGGGCCAGAGCTACTTCAATCCGCTGCCGGGCCAGGACGTCGACTTCATGCGCCGTACCTGGGAAGTGCCGCGCCAGACCCGTTCGGAGCTGAACACCTTCCGCTTCAGCGGCGGGCTCGAAGGTTCGTTCCAGTTGGGCGACAACTACTGGGATTGGGACGTCGGCTACGTCTACAACCGCAATAAGGGCACCAAGACCGGCACCGGCAACCTGTTCATTCCGAATGTGCAGAACGCGGTCGGCCCGTCGTTCCTGGACAGCGACGGCGTGGTCAAGTGCGGCTCCGCCGGCAACGTGATCGCCGGCTGCATGCCGTGGAACCCGCTGTTGCCGAACGGCGCCGCCGGTGCCGGTTCGCTGTCCGATCCGGCGCTGCAGGCCTATCTGTTCCTGCCGTCGCACGACACCTCCGAAACCATCACCAAGGTCTACAGCGCCAACCTCAGCGGCACCATCATGGCGCTGCCGGCCGGCGACCTGGCGATGGCCGCCGGCATCGAGCACCGCAGCGAAGACGCGCGCTACGATCCCGACGCCCTGCTGCAGTCCGGCCTGAGCACCGACCTGGCCGGCGCGCCGACCAAGGGCGGCTACTCGCTGGACGAGGTGTACCTGGAGTTCAACATCCCGGTGCTGGCCGACATGCCGTTCGCCAAGGAACTGTCGTTCGACGTGGCCGGTCGCTATTCCGACTACGACACCTTCGGCGACACCACCAACAGCAAGTTCGGCCTGAAGTGGAAGCCGATCGACGACCTGCTGGTGCGCGGTACCTACGCCACCGGCTTCCGTGCGCCGACCGTGTCGGACCTGTACGGCGGCACCTCGCAGACCTTCGACTCCTACACCGATCCGTGCGACACCCTGTTCGGTGCCGCCACCCGCAATGCGGGCGTGGCCGGGCGCTGCGGCGCCGCGGTGCCGGCGAACTTCCGCCAGGAAGCCTCCGGTGGCGTGAATGCCAGCGGCCCCGGGTCGCAGTCGAATTACGCGTACCTGTCCGGTTCCAACCCCGAGCTGCTGCCGGAAACCTCCAAGACCTACACGCTGGGCCTGGTGTACAGCCCGAGCTACGTGAATGGCCTGGACATCAGTCTGGACTGGTGGAAGATCCGCATCGACGACGTCATCGCCGCCGAGTCGGTCACCTCCATCCTCAACCAGTGCTACGTGCAGAACATCGGCGCGGCCTGCGATCGGTTCGTGCGTGACGCCACCAGCGGCCAGGTCGTCGACGTGACCCGTACCCTGATCAACGGCGGCTACCAGGAAACCGCCGGCTACGATCTGGGCGTGCGTTATCGCCTGGCCGATACCGGCTTCGGCAACTTCGTGTTCGACTGGAAGACCACCTACGTGGACTACCAGGAATACAAGCGCGACAACGAGTCCGAAACGCCGATCGAACAGCACAATGGCTGGGGCAGCAGCGACTGGGGCTCCAACTTCCGCGTGCGTTCCAACCTGAACGTGGATTGGAGCTACGGCAACTTCGGCGTCAACTGGGGCGTGCGTTACTACTCCGGTCTGCGCGAGGCCTGCGCCTACGACCTGAGCGGCGGTTCGGAGTGCAATGAGCCGGGCTTCACCTCCGCGTACACGCTGGAGCAGCCGTCGCGCACGGTCGGTTCCAACACGTTCCACGACGTGCAGATCCGCTACAACGCGCCGTGGGATGCCACGGTGTCGCTCGGCGCCAACAACGTGTTCAATCACGAGGGCCCGATCATGTACAGCCAGCCGAACTCGAACTTCTCCTACAACGGCAGCTTCGACATCGGCCGCATGCTCTACATGAAGTACACCCAGCGCTTCTGA
- a CDS encoding response regulator, producing the protein MRILFVGDEASLPAEVTEYIRELGEDWQVQTVVDGNAAIAAAATVQLDAVIAAPALPDLTTATLLGQIRTLSPETIRIALIEAEQSNRAPPARIIGVAHRFLPLPLSPEMLLEAVTSIEELQELLGNQTLRASIGRIEKLPSPPHLYLSLMHALEQDDGTNAADLAKLVSADPAIAAKVLQLCNSAYFSNGRTMSDLRTAVTRLGIATLRDLVLASEVFSVQALSNAERNALQQRSLLASKLASKMLPSSSAELGATAALLADIGLLLPGIRNEREPADPNDDRPGHAEAGAYLLGVWGLPMPIIEAVAFHRQPQRSSTRSFWVTGAVHVAMALASGSEIDEDYLAKTGTLNKLPTWREQAENLMGLTSA; encoded by the coding sequence TTGCGTATCCTGTTCGTCGGCGACGAAGCGAGCCTGCCGGCCGAAGTCACCGAATACATCCGCGAATTGGGCGAGGACTGGCAGGTCCAGACCGTGGTCGACGGCAATGCCGCCATCGCCGCCGCCGCCACCGTGCAATTGGATGCGGTGATCGCCGCGCCGGCGCTGCCGGACCTGACCACGGCCACCCTGCTCGGCCAGATCCGCACGCTGAGCCCGGAAACCATCCGCATCGCGCTGATCGAGGCCGAGCAGAGCAATCGCGCCCCGCCGGCGCGGATCATCGGTGTGGCGCACCGTTTCCTGCCGCTGCCGCTGTCGCCGGAGATGCTGCTGGAAGCGGTCACCAGCATCGAGGAACTGCAGGAACTGCTCGGCAACCAGACGCTGCGCGCCAGCATCGGCCGCATCGAGAAACTGCCTTCGCCGCCGCACCTGTACCTGAGTCTGATGCATGCGCTGGAACAGGACGACGGCACCAACGCCGCCGACCTGGCCAAGCTGGTCTCGGCCGACCCGGCGATCGCGGCCAAGGTGCTGCAGCTGTGCAACTCGGCGTACTTCTCCAACGGGCGCACGATGTCCGACCTGCGCACCGCGGTGACCCGGCTGGGCATCGCCACCCTGCGCGACCTGGTCCTGGCCAGCGAGGTGTTCTCGGTGCAGGCCTTGTCCAATGCCGAACGCAATGCGCTGCAGCAGCGCTCGCTGCTGGCCTCGAAGCTGGCCTCGAAGATGCTGCCGTCCTCCAGCGCCGAACTGGGCGCGACCGCGGCGTTGCTGGCCGATATCGGCCTGCTGCTGCCGGGCATCCGCAACGAGCGCGAGCCGGCCGACCCGAACGACGATCGTCCCGGCCATGCCGAGGCCGGCGCCTACCTGCTCGGCGTGTGGGGCCTGCCGATGCCGATCATCGAGGCGGTGGCGTTCCACCGCCAGCCGCAACGTTCCAGCACCCGCAGCTTCTGGGTCACCGGCGCGGTGCACGTGGCGATGGCGCTGGCCAGCGGCTCGGAGATCGACGAGGACTACCTGGCCAAGACCGGTACGCTGAACAAGCTGCCGACCTGGCGCGAACAGGCGGAAAACCTGATGGGGCTGACTTCGGCGTAG
- a CDS encoding helix-turn-helix transcriptional regulator: protein MRQIFLADRGQQLILDNEDAPLGSACLGVARLGSLQAGAAAFTVWIQLRGSAWIDAKEGRFELRRGQWLALERDSRPLLQADRDGLCIGLSLDADALKALGRMADATLYAGRGVLPAREARIALRLWRQAAARPGDVLAMRPVLLHLAAMQGELSHRVQRCPGRSRVRKRQVFGRMQRAHLYLEGHRDRVVRISELAELTNFSSWYLSKTFQSLYEESPQALSARLRLERAADLLRDTTMMIGEVAAASGFDNCCSFARAFRARFGVSASQYRQAVAVPPDSAKSANGRGKAAMLTGT from the coding sequence ATGCGACAGATATTCCTGGCCGATCGTGGGCAACAACTGATCCTGGACAACGAGGACGCGCCGCTCGGCTCGGCCTGCCTGGGCGTGGCGCGGCTGGGCAGCCTGCAGGCCGGGGCCGCCGCGTTCACGGTGTGGATCCAGCTGCGCGGCAGCGCCTGGATCGATGCCAAGGAAGGCCGCTTCGAACTGCGCCGCGGGCAATGGCTGGCGCTCGAGCGTGATTCGCGGCCGCTGCTGCAGGCCGATCGCGACGGGCTGTGCATCGGCCTGAGCCTGGACGCCGACGCATTGAAGGCGCTGGGGCGCATGGCCGACGCGACCCTGTACGCCGGCCGCGGCGTCCTGCCGGCGCGCGAGGCGCGGATCGCGCTGCGGCTGTGGCGGCAGGCGGCGGCGCGGCCGGGCGACGTGCTGGCGATGCGCCCGGTGCTGCTGCATCTGGCCGCGATGCAGGGCGAGCTGTCGCACCGCGTGCAGCGCTGCCCGGGCCGTTCGCGGGTGCGCAAGCGCCAGGTGTTCGGGCGCATGCAGCGCGCGCACCTGTATCTGGAAGGGCACCGCGACCGCGTGGTGCGGATCAGCGAACTGGCCGAACTGACCAACTTCTCCAGCTGGTACCTGTCCAAGACCTTCCAGAGCCTGTACGAGGAAAGCCCGCAGGCGCTGTCGGCGCGGCTGCGCCTGGAGCGCGCCGCGGACCTGCTGCGCGACACGACGATGATGATTGGCGAGGTCGCCGCAGCCAGCGGCTTCGACAATTGCTGCAGCTTCGCCCGCGCCTTCCGTGCGCGCTTCGGCGTCTCCGCTTCGCAATATCGACAGGCGGTGGCGGTGCCGCCAGATTCGGCAAAGTCTGCGAACGGCCGCGGCAAAGCAGCCATGCTCACCGGAACGTAA
- a CDS encoding winged helix-turn-helix domain-containing protein, whose product MSSPSPATPLLPERMQVGDCLVLLSLREVHAPRARRPQRLTPKAMGVLRVLLAQPGQVVEREALLAQVWPDTQPTNDVVTQAITQLRKAFAAGAKGDAPAYIETLAKTGYRLVAPVQALPEVEAGTSAPAAAAVADGVSLDAVPHAAAAAPPVAVAPPALPRRMQVVLAAVAGAGLMLLAMLLWWLPSGSQGPADSEQERVVGSPERPYRLITTMPGFELEPALSPDGTQVAYAAGIEGRAGTQLLVQATGRAAGSAPARPLVVPGVGHSDRLPAWSPDGKRIAFARLGPDGQCQVLVAAADGHQAPRPAVRCDGTELLSFDWTPDGRGLLFGSMTGRQPARGIRVLDLSSGRWRALPYPVAAGAFDYAPRYSPDGQWIAFVRNPQMGGLWRVPAAGGQAEPLTREFAEIRGWDWTRDGRGIVFGRRVDSETRLYRLDTASRRLRDLGLGDAQSPTVSRDGERLAFVHRRPQFALYRIAAGDGRGKRESQRLFASTGRDSQPVIAPDGRQLVFTSDRSGSFALWWGDVTRPQSLRLIEGLRPETRQPPAWSADSQSLLVSGRDAQGRSVIYEVRPQSGSVVPLPVPSGEPLQAAYTADPGQVLVLLGEHGRTRLQLYDRRSLPWRRLAALDDVSQLRVDPLGRQVLFTRLARSGLWRADAALDPGSVAAVDTAVPSLWRYRTWAIGAAGEVRYLFPTGECASRLARIGGGLSDSVCLDRDRLSSVNGFSLDPRSGDVYASLAVEDGSDIGFMRMPASTGWFSVITSKWLLRKEK is encoded by the coding sequence ATGTCCTCGCCATCTCCTGCCACCCCGCTGCTTCCGGAACGGATGCAGGTCGGCGATTGCCTGGTGCTGCTGTCGCTGCGCGAAGTGCATGCGCCGCGCGCGCGGCGGCCGCAGCGGCTCACGCCCAAGGCGATGGGCGTGCTGCGCGTGCTGCTGGCGCAGCCGGGGCAGGTGGTGGAGCGCGAGGCGCTGCTGGCCCAGGTCTGGCCGGACACGCAGCCGACCAACGACGTGGTGACCCAGGCCATCACCCAATTGCGCAAGGCCTTCGCCGCCGGCGCCAAGGGCGACGCGCCGGCCTACATCGAGACCCTGGCCAAGACCGGCTACCGGCTGGTGGCGCCGGTGCAGGCCTTGCCGGAGGTGGAGGCCGGGACGAGCGCGCCGGCCGCTGCGGCGGTGGCCGACGGCGTCTCCCTCGACGCCGTGCCGCACGCAGCCGCCGCCGCGCCGCCTGTGGCGGTGGCACCGCCTGCGCTGCCGCGCCGCATGCAGGTGGTGCTGGCCGCTGTTGCCGGCGCCGGCCTGATGCTGCTGGCGATGCTGCTGTGGTGGTTGCCGTCCGGCAGCCAGGGCCCGGCGGACAGCGAGCAGGAGCGGGTGGTCGGCAGCCCGGAGCGGCCGTACCGGCTGATCACCACGATGCCGGGCTTCGAGCTGGAGCCAGCCTTGTCGCCGGACGGCACGCAGGTGGCGTACGCCGCCGGGATCGAGGGCCGCGCAGGCACGCAGTTGCTGGTGCAGGCGACCGGCCGTGCCGCCGGCAGCGCGCCGGCGCGGCCGCTGGTCGTGCCGGGCGTGGGCCATTCCGACCGCCTGCCGGCCTGGTCGCCGGACGGAAAGCGCATCGCCTTCGCCCGGCTGGGGCCGGACGGGCAATGCCAGGTGCTGGTGGCGGCCGCCGACGGGCACCAGGCGCCGCGCCCGGCCGTGCGCTGCGACGGCACCGAACTGCTCAGTTTCGATTGGACCCCGGACGGTCGCGGCCTGCTGTTCGGCAGCATGACCGGACGCCAGCCTGCCCGCGGGATCCGCGTGCTCGACCTGTCCAGCGGCCGCTGGCGCGCGCTGCCGTATCCGGTCGCTGCCGGCGCGTTCGACTACGCGCCGCGCTATTCCCCCGACGGGCAGTGGATCGCGTTCGTGCGCAACCCGCAGATGGGCGGCCTGTGGCGGGTGCCGGCCGCCGGCGGCCAGGCCGAGCCGCTGACCCGCGAGTTCGCCGAGATCCGCGGCTGGGACTGGACCCGCGACGGCCGCGGCATCGTGTTCGGGCGCCGGGTCGACAGCGAGACCCGCCTGTACCGGCTGGATACCGCCTCGCGGCGCCTGCGCGACCTGGGCCTGGGCGACGCGCAGTCGCCGACCGTGTCGCGCGACGGCGAGCGCCTCGCCTTCGTGCACCGGCGCCCGCAGTTCGCGCTGTACCGCATCGCCGCCGGCGATGGCCGCGGCAAGCGCGAGAGCCAGCGCCTGTTCGCCTCCACCGGGCGCGACAGCCAGCCGGTGATCGCGCCCGATGGCCGCCAGTTGGTCTTCACGTCGGACCGCTCCGGCAGCTTTGCGCTGTGGTGGGGCGACGTGACCCGGCCGCAGTCGCTGCGGCTGATCGAGGGGCTGCGCCCGGAAACGCGGCAGCCGCCGGCGTGGTCGGCCGACAGCCAGTCGCTGCTGGTCAGCGGCCGCGACGCGCAGGGGCGCTCGGTGATCTACGAAGTGCGGCCGCAATCGGGCAGCGTGGTCCCCTTGCCGGTGCCGTCCGGCGAACCGCTGCAGGCGGCGTACACCGCCGACCCGGGGCAGGTGCTGGTCCTGCTCGGCGAGCATGGCCGCACCCGCCTGCAGCTGTATGACCGCCGCAGCCTGCCGTGGCGGCGCCTGGCGGCGCTGGACGACGTCTCGCAGCTGCGCGTGGACCCGCTCGGCCGGCAGGTGCTGTTCACCCGCCTGGCGCGCAGTGGCCTGTGGCGCGCCGACGCCGCGCTGGACCCGGGCAGCGTGGCGGCGGTCGACACCGCGGTGCCGTCGCTGTGGCGCTACCGGACCTGGGCGATCGGCGCGGCCGGCGAGGTGCGCTACCTGTTCCCGACCGGCGAGTGCGCCAGCCGGCTGGCGCGGATCGGCGGCGGCCTCAGCGACAGCGTGTGCCTGGACCGCGACCGGCTCAGTTCGGTCAACGGCTTCAGCCTCGATCCGCGCAGCGGCGACGTGTATGCGTCGCTGGCGGTGGAGGACGGCAGCGACATCGGCTTCATGCGCATGCCCGCGAGCACCGGCTGGTTCTCGGTGATCACGTCCAAGTGGCTGCTGCGCAAGGAAAAATGA